The following are encoded in a window of Mycobacterium sp. ELW1 genomic DNA:
- a CDS encoding serine hydrolase domain-containing protein, which yields MPAMPAGAPTPDLPAVSTIMTEAVAANRLPGAVVVVGHAGTVVFRRAYGVRKLAGERGLDGSPAPAEPMTEDTVFDLASLTKPLATATAVMQLYEQGRLAFDDPVQKYLPDFNTGNDPKRAAVTVRMLLTHTSGETGDVELRDPWGLASPDRAEGFRRALTTPLESPPGEGFRYSDINFILLGALIERVTGEPEDDYVQQHVFAPLGMTDTRYLPLAKVCGHHTITGAAVRWSPTESSECAAGQWTTDLLPRIAPTAWDEDNPGEPDRNPDFGHLLRGTVHDTTARRMGGVAGHAGVFSTAADVSVFAQALLDRLAGRPSAFPLKQSTLELMTSPQQPGHTAAQLDAANAARGGNPGDLARYPAIPGANLRGFGWDIDTGQSSTRGAVFPVGSFGHTGFTGTSLWLDPRSDTYVVLLSNAVHTRGSSPITSLRSEVASAAARSLRLYGGG from the coding sequence GTGCCCGCGATGCCGGCCGGGGCGCCGACACCCGATCTTCCCGCGGTGTCGACGATCATGACCGAGGCCGTCGCCGCCAATCGCCTGCCCGGTGCGGTGGTCGTGGTGGGGCACGCCGGCACGGTCGTGTTCCGCAGGGCCTACGGGGTGCGCAAGCTGGCCGGCGAGCGGGGCTTGGACGGATCACCTGCGCCCGCCGAACCGATGACCGAGGACACCGTCTTCGACCTCGCGTCACTGACGAAGCCACTGGCCACCGCGACCGCTGTCATGCAGCTCTACGAGCAGGGCCGGCTGGCATTCGACGACCCGGTGCAGAAGTATCTGCCGGACTTCAACACCGGCAACGATCCCAAGCGCGCCGCGGTGACGGTGCGGATGCTGCTCACCCACACCTCAGGTGAAACCGGTGACGTCGAGCTCAGGGACCCGTGGGGATTGGCCTCCCCCGACCGCGCCGAGGGTTTCCGTCGTGCGCTGACCACGCCGCTGGAATCGCCTCCGGGAGAAGGGTTTCGCTACTCCGACATCAACTTCATCCTGCTCGGCGCGCTGATCGAGCGAGTCACCGGTGAGCCCGAGGACGACTACGTTCAGCAGCACGTGTTCGCCCCGCTGGGCATGACCGACACCCGCTATCTGCCGCTGGCGAAAGTCTGCGGCCACCACACGATCACGGGCGCCGCAGTCCGGTGGTCACCCACCGAGTCATCTGAATGTGCTGCAGGCCAATGGACTACGGATCTGCTCCCCCGCATCGCGCCGACAGCGTGGGATGAGGACAACCCCGGCGAGCCGGACCGCAACCCGGATTTCGGTCACCTGCTGCGCGGCACCGTGCACGATACGACGGCGCGACGAATGGGTGGGGTGGCCGGACATGCCGGGGTGTTCTCCACCGCCGCCGATGTCAGCGTCTTCGCCCAGGCACTGCTCGACCGGCTTGCCGGCAGGCCCAGCGCCTTTCCGCTGAAGCAGTCGACCCTCGAGTTGATGACCTCCCCCCAGCAGCCGGGCCATACCGCGGCACAGCTCGACGCGGCCAACGCTGCGCGGGGCGGGAACCCAGGCGACCTCGCGCGGTATCCGGCGATCCCCGGTGCGAACCTTCGCGGTTTCGGTTGGGACATCGATACCGGCCAGTCCAGCACTCGCGGCGCGGTGTTCCCCGTCGGCAGCTTCGGCCACACCGGTTTCACCGGCACGTCGCTGTGGCTGGACCCACGGTCCGACACCTACGTGGTGCTGCTGTCCAACGCGGTGCACACCCGGGGCAGCTCGCCGATCACGTCGCTGCGCTCTGAGGTGGCCAGCGCCGCCGCGCGATCGCTGCGTCTCTACGGCGGTGGGTGA
- the ppgK gene encoding polyphosphate--glucose phosphotransferase yields the protein MPETESPTTPGQNRGFGVDVGGSGVKGGIVDLDTGKLIGDRYKLLTPQPSTPEAVAATVAEVVRHFDWTGPLGVTYPGVVVNGVVQTAANVDKGWIGTNASEVIGAALDGQHVVVLNDADAAGIAEQHHGAGRNRDGVIILLTFGTGIGSAVIHDGQLLPNTEFGHLEVDGKEAEHRAASSVKERKDWSYERWSQEVTKVLVSIENALWPDLFIAGGGISRKADKWIPLLKNRTPVVAAELQNEAGIVGAAMAAQADVTR from the coding sequence ATGCCCGAGACCGAATCCCCCACCACCCCCGGACAGAACCGCGGCTTCGGCGTCGACGTCGGTGGCAGCGGGGTCAAGGGTGGGATCGTCGATCTCGACACCGGCAAACTGATCGGCGACCGCTACAAACTGCTGACCCCGCAGCCCTCCACCCCCGAAGCGGTCGCCGCGACGGTCGCCGAAGTGGTCCGGCACTTCGACTGGACCGGCCCGCTCGGTGTCACCTACCCCGGCGTCGTCGTCAACGGCGTCGTACAGACCGCGGCCAACGTCGACAAAGGCTGGATCGGCACCAACGCCTCCGAGGTCATCGGCGCGGCCCTGGACGGCCAGCACGTGGTGGTGCTCAACGACGCCGACGCCGCGGGCATCGCCGAGCAGCACCACGGCGCCGGACGCAACCGGGACGGCGTGATCATCTTGCTGACCTTCGGTACCGGGATCGGATCCGCGGTGATCCACGACGGTCAGCTGCTGCCCAACACCGAGTTCGGCCATCTCGAGGTCGACGGCAAGGAGGCCGAACATCGGGCGGCGTCCTCGGTCAAGGAACGCAAGGACTGGAGCTACGAGCGGTGGAGCCAGGAAGTCACGAAAGTGCTGGTCAGCATCGAGAACGCGCTCTGGCCCGACCTGTTCATCGCCGGTGGCGGCATCAGCCGCAAAGCCGACAAATGGATCCCGCTGCTGAAGAACCGGACACCGGTGGTCGCCGCGGAGTTGCAGAACGAGGCGGGCATCGTCGGGGCCGCGATGGCGGCACAGGCCGACGTCACACGCTGA
- the dut gene encoding dUTP diphosphatase, whose protein sequence is MPTSLAVVRLDRDLPMPSRAHDGDAGVDLFSAQDVDLAPGERALVATGIAVAIPHGMVGLVHPRSGLAARVGLSIVNSPGTIDAGYRGEVKISLINLDPATPITIRRGDRIAQLLVQRVELPELVEVASFDEAGLADTTRGEGGHGSSGGHASL, encoded by the coding sequence GTGCCGACCAGTCTCGCGGTGGTTCGCCTCGACCGCGATCTCCCAATGCCCAGCCGCGCCCACGACGGCGACGCGGGCGTGGATTTGTTCAGCGCGCAGGACGTCGACCTGGCGCCCGGTGAGCGCGCGCTGGTGGCCACCGGCATCGCCGTGGCGATTCCGCACGGCATGGTCGGACTGGTCCACCCGCGCTCCGGTTTGGCTGCGCGCGTTGGCCTTTCGATCGTCAACAGCCCCGGCACGATCGACGCCGGTTATCGCGGCGAAGTCAAGATCTCGTTGATCAACCTCGACCCCGCGACGCCGATCACGATCCGGCGTGGCGACCGCATCGCCCAACTGCTGGTCCAGCGGGTCGAACTTCCAGAGCTGGTCGAGGTGGCCTCGTTCGACGAGGCCGGACTGGCTGACACCACCCGTGGCGAAGGCGGCCACGGATCCTCCGGCGGACATGCGAGTTTGTGA
- a CDS encoding DUF4193 domain-containing protein translates to MATDYDAPRRTETDEVSEDSLEELKARRNEAQSAVVDVDETDSAENFELPGADLSGEELSVRVVPKQADEFTCSSCFLVHHRSRLASDKNGVMICTDCAA, encoded by the coding sequence ATGGCTACCGACTACGACGCCCCGAGGCGCACCGAGACCGACGAGGTGTCCGAGGATTCACTGGAGGAACTCAAGGCGCGCCGCAACGAGGCGCAGTCGGCCGTAGTAGACGTCGACGAGACGGATTCCGCGGAGAATTTCGAGCTGCCCGGCGCGGATTTGTCGGGCGAAGAGCTGTCGGTACGCGTGGTTCCCAAGCAGGCGGACGAGTTCACCTGCTCGAGTTGCTTTCTGGTGCACCACCGCAGCCGGCTGGCCAGCGACAAGAACGGCGTCATGATCTGCACGGACTGCGCCGCGTAG
- a CDS encoding DUF3159 domain-containing protein, with amino-acid sequence MTPEEKTPAQALLAQMGGVSGLIYSALPVAVLVPVNTAFGLVPAISAALGVAALILVWRLYRRDSVQPAISGFIGVGISALIAWFVGASKGYFLLGIWTSLIWAAVFALSVVIRRPVVGYAWSWISNKDRTWRGNRRAVFAFDVATLTWVLVFASRFAVQRHLYDADQTGWLGVARIAMGWPLTAVAALVTYLAIRAAQRAIHAAHARSHDGDVAPAED; translated from the coding sequence GTGACCCCCGAGGAGAAGACACCCGCTCAGGCGCTGCTCGCTCAGATGGGCGGCGTCAGCGGCCTGATCTACTCGGCACTGCCGGTGGCGGTGCTGGTCCCGGTCAACACCGCCTTCGGTCTGGTGCCCGCCATCAGTGCCGCGCTCGGCGTCGCCGCGCTGATCCTGGTGTGGCGGCTCTACCGCCGCGATTCGGTGCAGCCCGCCATCTCGGGGTTCATCGGCGTAGGGATCAGCGCGCTCATCGCCTGGTTCGTCGGGGCGTCGAAGGGTTACTTCCTGCTGGGCATCTGGACGTCGCTGATCTGGGCGGCGGTGTTCGCGCTGTCGGTGGTCATCCGCCGGCCCGTCGTGGGGTACGCCTGGAGCTGGATCAGCAACAAGGACCGCACGTGGCGGGGTAACCGGCGCGCGGTATTCGCCTTCGACGTCGCGACGTTGACCTGGGTGCTGGTGTTCGCCTCCCGGTTCGCGGTGCAACGCCACCTCTACGACGCGGACCAGACCGGCTGGCTCGGCGTGGCCCGAATCGCGATGGGCTGGCCGCTGACCGCGGTGGCCGCGCTGGTGACCTACCTGGCGATCCGCGCCGCACAACGCGCCATCCACGCCGCCCACGCACGCAGCCACGACGGCGACGTCGCGCCCGCCGAAGACTGA
- a CDS encoding RNA polymerase sigma factor: MAATKASPATDEPVKRTATKTPAKKPAAKAANGSAPVKRAAKAAPRAAGAEAGDSEITDGTATPTKARATKAAAKKAPATRGRAKKDAAPTDTDAEAGADEELDGDLDVDPEIDVAEDDIELEDLEDVADSDDAADEEGAPAAGAPAAEGEAGDEEDIAEPSEKDKASGDFVWDEEESEALRQARKDAELTASADSVRAYLKQIGKVALLNAEEEVELAKRIEAGLYATQLMAEKTDKGEKLPVQQRRDMQWICRDGDRAKNHLLEANLRLVVSLAKRYTGRGMAFLDLIQEGNLGLIRAVEKFDYTKGYKFSTYATWWIRQAITRAMADQARTIRIPVHMVEVINKLGRIQRELLQDLGREPTPEELAKEMDITPEKVLEIQQYAREPISLDQTIGDEGDSQLGDFIEDSEAVVAVDAVSFTLLQDQLQSVLETLSEREAGVVRLRFGLTDGQPRTLDEIGQVYGVTRERIRQIESKTMSKLRHPSRSQVLRDYLD, encoded by the coding sequence GTGGCAGCGACGAAGGCAAGCCCGGCAACCGATGAGCCGGTGAAGCGCACCGCCACCAAGACTCCCGCGAAGAAGCCGGCAGCCAAGGCGGCCAACGGTTCCGCGCCGGTCAAGCGTGCCGCCAAGGCCGCTCCCCGCGCCGCCGGAGCCGAAGCCGGCGATTCCGAGATCACTGACGGAACGGCCACGCCGACCAAGGCGCGCGCCACCAAGGCTGCCGCGAAGAAGGCGCCGGCCACCCGCGGCCGGGCCAAGAAGGATGCCGCCCCGACCGACACCGACGCCGAGGCCGGCGCCGATGAGGAACTCGACGGCGACCTCGACGTCGATCCCGAAATCGACGTAGCCGAGGACGACATCGAACTCGAGGACCTCGAAGACGTCGCCGATTCTGATGACGCGGCCGACGAGGAAGGCGCCCCCGCCGCGGGCGCGCCGGCCGCCGAGGGCGAGGCCGGGGACGAAGAAGACATCGCCGAGCCGTCGGAGAAGGACAAGGCCTCCGGCGACTTCGTGTGGGATGAAGAAGAGTCCGAGGCACTGCGGCAGGCCCGCAAGGACGCCGAGCTCACCGCCTCGGCCGACTCGGTCCGCGCCTACCTGAAGCAGATCGGCAAGGTCGCGCTGCTCAACGCGGAGGAGGAGGTCGAGCTCGCCAAGCGGATCGAGGCCGGCCTCTACGCCACCCAGCTGATGGCGGAGAAGACCGACAAGGGCGAGAAGCTGCCCGTGCAGCAGCGCCGCGACATGCAGTGGATCTGCCGCGACGGCGACCGCGCGAAGAACCACCTGCTCGAGGCCAACCTGCGTCTGGTGGTGTCGCTGGCCAAGCGCTACACCGGTCGCGGTATGGCCTTCCTGGACCTCATCCAGGAAGGCAACCTGGGTCTGATCCGCGCGGTGGAGAAGTTCGACTACACCAAGGGCTATAAATTCTCCACCTACGCGACGTGGTGGATCCGCCAGGCGATCACCCGTGCGATGGCCGACCAGGCCCGCACCATCCGTATCCCGGTGCACATGGTCGAGGTCATCAACAAGCTCGGCCGCATCCAGCGTGAGCTGCTTCAGGACCTGGGCCGCGAGCCCACCCCCGAAGAGCTGGCCAAGGAAATGGACATCACGCCGGAGAAGGTGCTGGAGATCCAGCAGTACGCGCGTGAGCCGATCTCGCTGGACCAGACCATCGGTGACGAGGGCGACAGCCAGCTCGGCGATTTCATCGAGGACAGCGAAGCTGTGGTGGCCGTCGACGCCGTGTCGTTCACCCTGCTCCAGGATCAGCTGCAGTCGGTGCTCGAGACGCTGTCCGAGCGTGAAGCCGGCGTGGTGCGGCTGCGGTTCGGCCTTACCGACGGCCAGCCGCGCACCCTCGACGAGATCGGCCAGGTGTACGGGGTCACCCGCGAGCGGATCCGGCAGATCGAGTCGAAGACCATGAGTAAGCTGCGGCACCCCAGCCGCTCTCAGGTGCTGCGCGACTACCTCGACTGA
- a CDS encoding MFS transporter, giving the protein MVARDDRLLVAVAILASFIAFLDSSVVNLALPAISAELGGGLAIQQWVVDGYLLTLGALILLAGTVSDTFGRLTVLRAGLVVFGVASLLCAAAPSGLVLVIGRCIQGLGAAFLVPSSLAMLNARFTGAEQSRTIGVWTAWTGTAFVIGPLLGGVLVETLGWRWVFAVNVVPLAVTLLLTGKLTDQTPRTDARIDAVGAVLTAVGLSATVFAMIEQQRLGWHDPAIVAALIVGPASLIAFGWWERHARHPMLPLAVFSARNFTVGNLATVFLYAGISLGQLLVALFLQEVGGLSPAQAGLATLPVPVLSFMLAARFGELAGRYGPRRFMAVGPLIAAAGFGWMAIGAGNVWLQTLPGMALFGVGLSVAVSPLTAAVLAAVAPSHSGIGSAINNAVARVAGLIAIAFTSVIVGGAMTSDGFRQGVVTAAVLLVIAGIIAAVGIRDGVAALSAESSAAAAACHDRDGPPPAPAYRD; this is encoded by the coding sequence GTGGTTGCGCGCGACGACCGTCTGCTCGTCGCCGTCGCAATACTCGCGTCCTTCATCGCCTTTCTCGACAGCTCGGTGGTGAATCTGGCGCTGCCCGCCATCAGCGCCGAACTCGGCGGCGGCCTGGCCATCCAGCAATGGGTCGTCGACGGATACCTGCTGACGTTGGGCGCCCTGATTCTGCTTGCCGGTACGGTCTCCGACACCTTCGGACGGCTGACGGTGCTGCGCGCCGGGCTGGTGGTGTTCGGCGTCGCCTCACTGCTGTGCGCGGCCGCACCCAGCGGACTGGTTCTGGTCATCGGCCGCTGCATCCAGGGACTCGGCGCCGCGTTTCTGGTCCCCAGCTCATTGGCCATGCTCAATGCCCGGTTCACCGGCGCCGAACAGTCCCGGACGATCGGGGTCTGGACGGCCTGGACCGGCACCGCATTCGTGATCGGGCCGCTGCTGGGTGGTGTGCTCGTCGAAACCCTGGGCTGGCGGTGGGTGTTCGCCGTCAACGTGGTCCCGCTGGCGGTCACGCTGCTCCTCACCGGCAAGCTGACCGATCAGACCCCCCGCACGGATGCGCGGATCGACGCCGTCGGCGCGGTCCTCACGGCGGTGGGGTTGAGCGCGACGGTCTTCGCGATGATCGAGCAGCAGCGGCTGGGCTGGCACGATCCGGCCATCGTCGCCGCGCTGATCGTCGGGCCCGCCAGCCTGATCGCGTTCGGCTGGTGGGAACGCCATGCCCGCCATCCGATGCTGCCGCTCGCGGTCTTCTCGGCGCGCAACTTCACGGTCGGCAACCTGGCCACCGTGTTCCTCTACGCCGGTATCTCGCTGGGCCAGCTGCTGGTGGCGTTGTTCTTGCAGGAGGTCGGGGGACTGTCGCCCGCTCAGGCCGGTCTGGCGACACTGCCGGTGCCGGTCCTGTCGTTCATGTTGGCGGCCCGGTTCGGCGAGCTCGCGGGCCGCTACGGCCCGCGCCGCTTCATGGCCGTCGGACCGTTGATCGCCGCGGCGGGGTTCGGCTGGATGGCGATCGGCGCAGGCAACGTGTGGCTGCAGACGCTGCCGGGCATGGCGCTGTTCGGGGTGGGGCTGTCGGTCGCCGTGTCCCCGCTGACCGCCGCGGTCCTGGCCGCGGTCGCGCCGTCGCACAGCGGTATCGGCTCGGCGATCAACAATGCGGTCGCCCGGGTGGCGGGCTTGATCGCGATCGCGTTCACCTCTGTGATCGTCGGTGGCGCAATGACTTCCGACGGCTTCCGCCAGGGTGTGGTGACTGCGGCGGTGCTGCTGGTGATCGCGGGCATCATCGCGGCGGTGGGCATCCGCGACGGCGTGGCTGCGTTGTCCGCCGAGTCGTCGGCCGCGGCGGCGGCGTGCCACGACCGGGACGGGCCGCCCCCGGCGCCCGCGTACCGGGACTAG
- a CDS encoding inositol monophosphatase family protein, which translates to MNGNGGPELRALAEQLAAEAAAFVRRRRAEVFDGERGSIGTHTVQTKSTPTDPVTIVDTETELLLRDRLSALRPDDVILGEEGGGPAAGTDGAVCWVLDPIDGTVNFMYGIPAYGISVAAQIDGVSVAGAVADVVSGEVYSAAAGHGAHVSSGGQRRELRAGPVTELSMALVGTGFGYAPQRRAEQSALLAQLLPLVRDVRRIGSASLDLCMVAAGRLDAHYEHGLHVWDWAAGALIAAEAGAVVTLPRLEEDGALLVAAAPGIAGALTDALAGFGGLRPLA; encoded by the coding sequence ATGAACGGCAACGGGGGACCCGAGTTACGGGCGCTGGCGGAACAGCTGGCCGCCGAAGCCGCCGCGTTCGTCCGCCGCCGGCGCGCGGAGGTCTTCGATGGGGAGCGCGGGTCGATCGGCACGCATACGGTTCAGACGAAGAGCACCCCGACCGATCCGGTGACGATTGTGGACACCGAAACCGAACTGCTACTGCGTGATCGGCTCAGCGCGCTGCGCCCCGACGATGTGATTCTCGGGGAGGAGGGCGGCGGCCCGGCGGCCGGCACGGACGGTGCGGTCTGCTGGGTGCTCGACCCGATCGACGGCACCGTGAACTTCATGTACGGCATTCCGGCATACGGGATCTCGGTCGCCGCCCAGATCGACGGCGTGTCGGTCGCGGGCGCGGTGGCCGACGTGGTCAGCGGCGAGGTGTACTCGGCGGCCGCCGGGCACGGCGCCCACGTGTCCAGCGGCGGGCAGCGTCGGGAGCTGCGGGCCGGCCCGGTGACCGAGCTGTCGATGGCGTTGGTGGGCACCGGTTTCGGCTACGCCCCGCAGCGGCGCGCCGAGCAGTCGGCGCTCCTGGCGCAGTTGCTGCCGCTGGTGCGTGACGTCCGCCGGATCGGGTCGGCCTCGCTGGATCTGTGCATGGTCGCCGCGGGCCGTCTCGATGCCCACTACGAGCACGGTCTGCACGTGTGGGATTGGGCCGCGGGGGCTCTGATCGCCGCCGAGGCGGGCGCGGTGGTGACCTTGCCGCGGCTCGAGGAGGACGGCGCGCTGCTGGTGGCGGCGGCGCCGGGGATTGCCGGAGCGCTCACCGACGCCCTGGCGGGTTTCGGGGGCTTGCGGCCGTTGGCCTAG
- a CDS encoding DUF3093 domain-containing protein has translation MSGSRVTSQTVRYRERLWVPWWWWPLGLALAALIAKEVTMGVRTLPEWLPYAVLGAVAVGVLLWMSRTEVRVVTGGENGDEVELWAGQAHLPTSVVSRSAEIPPTAKSAALGRQLDPAAFVLHRGWVGPLVLVVLDDPDDPTPYWLVSARHPDRVLSALRS, from the coding sequence GTGTCTGGTTCGCGTGTGACCTCGCAAACCGTGCGGTACCGCGAGCGGCTCTGGGTGCCGTGGTGGTGGTGGCCGCTCGGACTGGCATTGGCGGCACTGATCGCCAAGGAAGTCACCATGGGTGTGCGCACCCTGCCGGAGTGGCTGCCATATGCCGTACTCGGTGCCGTCGCGGTGGGCGTGCTGCTGTGGATGAGCCGCACCGAGGTCCGGGTCGTGACCGGCGGCGAGAACGGCGATGAGGTCGAATTGTGGGCAGGTCAGGCGCATCTGCCGACGTCGGTGGTGTCCCGGTCGGCCGAGATCCCGCCGACCGCGAAGTCGGCGGCGCTGGGCCGTCAGCTCGATCCGGCAGCGTTCGTGCTGCATCGCGGCTGGGTGGGCCCGCTGGTTCTGGTGGTGCTCGACGATCCCGACGATCCGACGCCGTACTGGCTGGTCAGCGCCCGCCACCCGGACCGGGTGCTCTCAGCGCTGCGGAGCTGA
- the cei gene encoding envelope integrity protein Cei: MVAQITEGTAFDKHGRPFRRRNYLPGLIALGVMFVITAIVWGFVLTRPVDVREAAACNPPPPAADPGAPTLGQQVSHSSMIDVAPAKLVDTKIRVLNASGQGGQAGEVAGALRDLGFAQPTAANDPIYTNTRLTCQGQIRFGSSGRAGAAAVWLVAPCVELFQDDRKDDSVDLAIGTDFTTLAHSDDIDAVLAGLRPDATEPADSTLLTKIHNGTC, translated from the coding sequence GTGGTCGCTCAAATCACGGAGGGTACGGCCTTCGACAAGCACGGTCGCCCGTTCCGTCGACGCAACTACCTGCCCGGACTCATCGCCCTGGGCGTGATGTTCGTGATCACCGCGATTGTGTGGGGATTCGTGCTGACCCGCCCGGTCGACGTGCGGGAGGCCGCGGCCTGCAACCCGCCGCCACCGGCCGCCGATCCCGGCGCCCCCACCCTCGGCCAGCAGGTGTCGCACTCCTCGATGATCGACGTCGCACCGGCCAAGCTCGTCGACACCAAGATCCGGGTGCTCAACGCCAGCGGCCAGGGCGGGCAGGCCGGCGAGGTCGCCGGCGCGCTGCGTGACCTCGGCTTCGCCCAGCCCACCGCGGCCAACGATCCGATCTACACCAACACCCGGCTGACCTGCCAGGGCCAGATCCGCTTCGGCAGCAGCGGCCGGGCGGGCGCGGCCGCGGTCTGGCTGGTGGCACCCTGCGTCGAGCTGTTCCAGGACGACCGCAAGGACGACTCGGTGGACCTGGCCATCGGCACCGACTTCACCACGCTCGCGCACAGCGACGACATCGACGCCGTCCTGGCCGGTCTGCGTCCGGACGCCACCGAGCCGGCCGATTCGACGCTGCTGACCAAGATCCACAACGGCACCTGCTGA
- a CDS encoding alpha/beta hydrolase → MTITFRGVTAVLLPGTGSDDDYVYRAFAGPLHGVGAVVTTPAPQPARLIAGYLDALDDAARNGPIIVGGVSIGAAVTLAWALAHPSHAVAVLAALPAWSGAAQSAPAALSARHTAHQLRTEGLVATTTQMRASSPAWLADELARSWLGQWPDLPDAMEDAAQYIAPSIAEMERLSVPMGVVGATDDPIHPLEVALEWVAAAPRAALRTVSLDDFGPKPELLGSACLAALTDAGG, encoded by the coding sequence ATGACGATCACTTTTCGCGGTGTCACGGCGGTGCTGCTGCCCGGCACGGGAAGCGATGACGACTACGTCTACCGGGCATTCGCCGGTCCCCTGCACGGTGTCGGCGCGGTGGTCACCACGCCTGCCCCGCAGCCCGCCCGGCTGATCGCCGGCTACCTCGACGCGCTCGACGACGCCGCTCGGAACGGCCCGATCATCGTCGGTGGGGTGTCCATCGGCGCGGCCGTGACGCTGGCCTGGGCACTGGCCCATCCCAGCCACGCGGTCGCGGTGTTGGCCGCGCTGCCGGCGTGGAGCGGCGCAGCCCAATCCGCTCCGGCCGCGCTGTCGGCCCGTCACACCGCGCATCAACTGCGCACCGAGGGTCTGGTGGCCACCACCACGCAGATGCGCGCCTCCAGCCCCGCCTGGCTGGCCGACGAGCTGGCCCGAAGCTGGCTCGGTCAGTGGCCGGATCTGCCCGACGCGATGGAGGACGCGGCGCAGTACATCGCGCCGAGCATCGCCGAGATGGAACGCCTCAGTGTCCCAATGGGTGTGGTGGGGGCTACCGACGACCCGATCCATCCGCTGGAGGTGGCGCTGGAATGGGTGGCGGCGGCGCCGCGGGCGGCCCTGCGGACGGTCAGCCTCGACGACTTCGGGCCGAAGCCGGAGCTACTGGGTTCCGCATGTCTGGCGGCGTTGACCGACGCCGGCGGCTGA
- a CDS encoding DUF3710 domain-containing protein yields the protein MAFGRRKNESDTGADETAQAAVVQDPASDDVDDTDDGYDGGPFDIEDFDNPADAAEARLDLGSVLVPMPPAGQIQVEMNEVGVPSAVWVVTPHGRFTIAAYAAPKSPGLWREVASELADSLRKDNAQVSIEDGPWGREVVGTGAGVVRFIGVDGYRWMIRCVVNGAPEAMANLVAEAREALGDTVVRRGDTPLPVRTPLQVQLPEPMLEQLRQAAAQQAQMAAAQQAMIQEQQGQAQPPTERRSASGSAMQQLRSSSTGG from the coding sequence ATGGCATTCGGCAGACGTAAGAACGAATCAGACACCGGCGCGGACGAGACTGCGCAGGCCGCGGTGGTCCAGGACCCCGCTTCCGACGACGTCGACGACACCGACGACGGTTACGACGGCGGCCCGTTCGACATCGAGGACTTCGACAACCCGGCCGACGCCGCCGAAGCCCGCCTGGACCTCGGTTCCGTGCTGGTGCCGATGCCGCCCGCCGGGCAGATCCAGGTGGAGATGAACGAGGTGGGTGTGCCCAGCGCGGTCTGGGTGGTCACGCCGCACGGCCGGTTCACGATCGCCGCCTATGCGGCGCCGAAGTCGCCCGGGCTGTGGCGTGAGGTGGCCAGTGAGCTGGCCGACTCGTTGCGCAAGGACAACGCGCAGGTCTCCATCGAAGACGGCCCGTGGGGCCGCGAGGTGGTCGGCACCGGGGCCGGCGTGGTGCGCTTCATCGGCGTCGACGGCTATCGCTGGATGATCCGCTGTGTGGTCAACGGCGCGCCAGAAGCCATGGCGAACCTGGTCGCCGAGGCGCGAGAAGCGTTGGGCGACACCGTTGTTCGTCGCGGCGACACCCCGCTGCCAGTCCGCACCCCGCTCCAGGTCCAGCTGCCCGAACCGATGCTCGAGCAGCTGCGTCAGGCCGCCGCCCAGCAGGCTCAGATGGCGGCCGCACAGCAGGCGATGATCCAGGAGCAGCAGGGCCAGGCCCAGCCGCCGACCGAGCGCCGCAGCGCATCCGGCTCGGCGATGCAGCAGCTCCGCAGCTCCTCCACCGGCGGCTGA
- a CDS encoding OB-fold nucleic acid binding domain-containing protein translates to MATAESFVRRLTRRLTEDPEQRDVEELTDEAAGTGAQRAIDCQRGQEVTMVGTLRSVETNAKGCAGGVRAELFDGTDTVTLVWLGQRRIAGIESGRALRVRGRLGTLENGTKAIYNPHYEIQT, encoded by the coding sequence ATGGCTACGGCCGAAAGTTTCGTCCGACGTCTGACTCGTCGGCTGACGGAAGACCCTGAGCAGCGCGACGTCGAGGAACTCACCGACGAAGCCGCCGGCACCGGCGCCCAGCGAGCAATCGATTGCCAGCGAGGCCAAGAGGTGACCATGGTGGGCACCCTGCGCAGTGTCGAGACCAACGCCAAGGGCTGCGCCGGCGGCGTGCGCGCCGAGCTCTTCGACGGCACCGACACCGTCACGCTGGTCTGGCTGGGACAGCGTCGTATCGCCGGCATCGAGTCGGGTCGAGCCCTGCGGGTGCGTGGCCGACTGGGCACCCTCGAGAACGGCACCAAGGCCATCTACAACCCGCACTACGAGATCCAGACTTGA